A single Uloborus diversus isolate 005 chromosome 7, Udiv.v.3.1, whole genome shotgun sequence DNA region contains:
- the LOC129226396 gene encoding uncharacterized protein LOC129226396 — protein sequence MGHKILLVLLLLKNVLTFSCSKETERVNCEFIASNGDLEDFYEHIPKFGECTKKYNSSSFTLRLQNYSIPGLPNGTFSDLGSLEHFALIIEDSWVALLSALSGEYSAFQNLKFKSAVIDVSDSHTLSGWQWNELHNITPEKDRPFELNLVRSKLVYLHPDFGQVANSRLTAIRILKCRLRWLGENVFEKFHDLKTLELRGNVIQRIERSHLPTTAPNLKALDLGNNQLSNLPLNIFSGLHLNKVFLDGNNLKIPIQEIGHILQTRPLPVFSGVLWPCSCDSLQQLLKVDFNYVHEYCYMENSRKDIRSTYQQFCN from the exons ATGGGACATAAGATATTGTTAGTTTTGTTGCTTCTAAAGAATGTACTGACATTTTCTTGTTCAAAAGAAACAGAAAGAGTAAATTGTGAGTTCATTGCATCAAACGGAGACCTTGAGGATTTTTATGAACACATTCCAAAATTTGGAGAATGTACAAAGAAGTACAATAGCTCCAGTTTTACTTTAAGACTACAGAATTACTCGATTCCCGGTCTTCCAAATGGAACGTTTTCAGATCTTGGATCCTTGGAACATTTTGCACTAATAATAGAAGACAGTTGGGTAGCGTTGCTTTCTGCACTGTCGGGAGAATATTCGGCATTTCagaatttgaaatttaagtccGCTGTGATTGACGTGAGTGACTCCCACACTTTGAGCGGATGGCAATGGAATGAATTGCACAATATTACTCCAGAAAAAGACCGACCATTTGAGCTCAATTTGGTGCGATCGAAGTTAGTTTATTTGCATCCTGATTTCGGACAAGTGGCGAACAGTCGTCTGACGGCCATTCGAATCTTAAAATGTCGACTGAGGTGGCTTGGAGAAAATGTGTTCGAAAAATTTCACGATCTGAAAACTCTTGAACTGAGGGGTAATGTTATTCAAAGGATAGAGCGGTCACACTTGCCAACAACTGCGCCGAATTTGAAAGCATTGGATTTAGG GAACAACCAGTTATCAAACCTTCCGTTGAATATTTTCAGTGGCCTccatttaaataaagtttttctcGATGGTAACAACTTAAAAATTCCGATACAAGAAATAGGCCATATTCTGCAAACAAGACCATTACCAGTTTTTTCAG GAGTTTTATGGCCTTGCAGTTGTGACAGTCTTCAGCAACTTTTGAAGGTGGATTTCAATTATGTTCACGAGTACTGCTACATGGAAAACTCACGCAAGGATATACGCTCAACGTATCAGCAGTTTTGCAATTAA